In Romeriopsis navalis LEGE 11480, a single window of DNA contains:
- a CDS encoding FAD-dependent hydroxylase yields the protein MAGFTQPHLTPHSNRPPTNSTDYDVTIVGGGIVGTLMACLLQETGLKVALLEFSATSAAAARGQAYSISQLSSRIFAGLGIWHKVRPQVETYRQVDLSDADHAGVVHFSTQDTQTQTLGYVAEHKVLLAELQAQLEQCHNVDLICPAKVIEAKFGTAMNQLRIERDGEIFELRSRLVIGADGSRSFLRQAAGIRTIGWKYWQSCVVAFIRPEHSHQNIAYERFQPEGPFAILPLPGGICRIVWTAPKAVADRLLQIDEATFLDELTQRYGNQMGQLELLGERSVFPVQLLHSRQYVKPGLALIGDAAHCCHPVGGQGINLGIRDAAALVEVIQTALVQGEDFAQLNVLKRYQRWRMWENLVMLGFTDILDRTFSNQIPPIVWVRHLGLWAMEHIQPFKSFAIKLMLGMVGRVPQIATSEPIEPALNPPEALAIAIESRH from the coding sequence ATGGCTGGGTTTACACAACCGCATTTGACACCACACAGCAACCGGCCGCCCACTAATTCCACTGATTATGACGTGACCATCGTCGGGGGCGGAATTGTCGGGACGCTAATGGCCTGTTTACTCCAGGAAACCGGCCTCAAAGTTGCCCTGCTGGAATTTTCTGCCACCTCCGCCGCTGCCGCTCGGGGACAAGCATATTCCATTAGCCAACTCTCCAGCCGCATCTTCGCCGGCTTAGGAATTTGGCATAAGGTTCGGCCTCAGGTTGAAACCTATCGTCAGGTGGACTTATCAGACGCTGACCACGCTGGTGTGGTCCACTTTTCCACCCAAGACACCCAGACTCAAACCCTCGGCTATGTGGCCGAACACAAAGTCCTACTCGCAGAACTGCAAGCACAGCTTGAGCAGTGCCATAACGTTGACCTAATTTGCCCGGCGAAGGTCATTGAAGCCAAATTCGGGACAGCCATGAATCAACTGCGCATTGAACGTGACGGCGAAATTTTCGAACTGCGATCGCGACTGGTGATTGGCGCCGATGGTAGCCGCTCCTTCCTCCGGCAGGCAGCCGGCATCCGCACGATCGGCTGGAAATATTGGCAATCCTGTGTGGTCGCTTTTATTCGACCCGAGCATTCCCACCAAAATATTGCCTACGAACGCTTCCAACCAGAAGGGCCGTTTGCGATTTTGCCGCTGCCCGGGGGAATTTGTCGGATTGTCTGGACGGCACCAAAAGCAGTCGCAGATCGGCTATTGCAGATTGATGAAGCGACATTCCTCGACGAACTGACCCAACGCTACGGCAATCAAATGGGACAACTCGAACTTCTGGGAGAACGTTCAGTCTTTCCCGTTCAACTGCTGCATAGCCGTCAGTACGTCAAACCAGGACTCGCACTCATTGGCGATGCCGCTCACTGCTGCCATCCCGTCGGTGGCCAAGGAATTAACCTCGGCATCCGCGATGCCGCCGCGCTCGTCGAAGTCATCCAGACCGCTTTAGTCCAAGGCGAAGATTTTGCTCAACTCAACGTGCTGAAACGCTATCAGCGCTGGCGGATGTGGGAAAACCTGGTGATGCTGGGATTTACCGATATTCTCGATCGCACATTCTCCAATCAAATTCCCCCGATCGTTTGGGTGCGCCACCTCGGTCTATGGGCCATGGAACATATCCAACCGTTCAAATCCTTCGCCATTAAGCTGATGCTCGGCATGGTTGGTCGGGTACCCCAGATCGCCACGAGTGAACCGATCGAACCCGCGCTCAATCCCCCCGAAGCATTAGCAATAGCAATTGAGTCACGCCACTAA